The nucleotide sequence TGAAGTCAACGCATAAACAAAAAGAGGGAAAGGAAGGCAAATCCTTCCTTTCTCTCCGAGTAAAAATGATGGGGACATACGTACTGCTTCTTATTGTAATTTTAGTTGTTGTAGCCTGTGTACTGCCCATGGTTTTTAATGAATATTTTTTGGCAGAAAAGAAAAAGGATCTGGAAAAGACAAGAGAAATCATCACACAGGTTTTGACAGAAAAGGATTTTCGGACAGAAGCAGAAGCGCAGACCATTTTGGAAACGGCCGCTCAGGCATCTGATATTAATATTTGGATCTGCACGCCGATCGATGAAAATACGGTGCGCATCCATCCCTTTGGCAGTACGACTAATAAAGTAGAAAATCTGGATTTTAATTCGCTGACAGCAGCAGAGAAGTATTTGGTGAAACAGGTTGTAGAGGGAGACAATATTGGATTTACCTTAAATACATTTCCCACAGCCTTTTATGGACAGACCATTTCGCTTGGCTATCAGCAAAGCTATCTGGAGAATGTGCCATTTCCGATGGGCAGTGAAACGGGGATGATCTCTCTCAGCAAAGAGGGAGCCGTCTTTTTGCATGTAGCACTGGATGATATTTCCATGACTACGGCCGGTATCTTTAAAATGGTATTGATCACCCTGTTTTTGGTGTCACTGGCAGCAACGTTGATTACATTTCTGATGAGCAATAATATTCTGGAGCCCGTTAACCAGATGAAAAAGGCAGCTGAAGCGATTACTAAGGGAGATTTTTCTCAGGAAATTCATATTACCTCTCATGACGAGGTGGGAGAGCTGGCGCGGTCCTTTAATGAAATGGCCAAAGAGCTTCAGGCAGTGGATACGCTGCAAAGTGATTTTATTGCTAATATTTCTCATGACTTTCGTTCACCGCTTACCTCAATTAAGGGATATGTAG is from Lachnospiraceae bacterium and encodes:
- a CDS encoding HAMP domain-containing histidine kinase codes for the protein MMGTYVLLLIVILVVVACVLPMVFNEYFLAEKKKDLEKTREIITQVLTEKDFRTEAEAQTILETAAQASDINIWICTPIDENTVRIHPFGSTTNKVENLDFNSLTAAEKYLVKQVVEGDNIGFTLNTFPTAFYGQTISLGYQQSYLENVPFPMGSETGMISLSKEGAVFLHVALDDISMTTAGIFKMVLITLFLVSLAATLITFLMSNNILEPVNQMKKAAEAITKGDFSQEIHITSHDEVGELARSFNEMAKELQAVDTLQSDFIANISHDFRSPLTSIKGYVEAMLDGTIPEELFTKYLSIVLEEANRLTKMTNNVLDLTKMENGQIELHLINFDVNEMIVKLALSLEQRIEEKKIQMQFQFIQEKLFVNADLDLIQRVVYNLLDNALKFTEEGDSITVETSIVARKAYIVISDTGSGISEEALPHVFERFHKGDKSRGKNKLGAGLGLAIVKQIILNHHEDITVRSKEGEGTRFAFTLPLAYRYNLVEKK